The following are from one region of the Lepeophtheirus salmonis chromosome 8, UVic_Lsal_1.4, whole genome shotgun sequence genome:
- the LOC139906241 gene encoding uncharacterized protein has product MKSLLVLVLFLNVDPSFSQNCKTNDGLICIFPFVYRGNKYSSCTNADWGSNFWCPTNDVVNGVYMENSNNYGICHSNCPRQPTPDQPLPTPTFPPIKTTAANITVSPLPSTIQNGTITPSNIRTPKPLTDNVTVSPLPSTIQNGTITPSNCKTKNGLICIFPFVYQGNKSRHKNWGSNFWCPTNDVVNGLHGKQQ; this is encoded by the exons ATGAAGTCTCTTTTAGtccttgtactttttttaaatgtcgatCCTAGTTTTTCACAAA ATTGCAAGACAAACGATGGTTTAATATGTATCTTTCCATTTGTTTACCGAGGaaacaaatattcaagttgTACCAATGCTGATTGGGGATCAAATTTTTGGTGCCCTACCAATGATGTAGTAAATGGAGTTTACATGGAAAACAGCAATAACTACGGAATTTGCCACTCCAATTGTCCAa GACAGCCGACACCTGATCAAC CTCTACCAACACCAACTTTTCCACCAATTAAAACAACTGCAGCTAATA TTACTGTCTCACCACTTCCATCAACAATTCAGAATGGAACAATTACACCatcaa ACATAAGAACTCCAAAACCTCTGACTGATAATG TTACTGTCTCACCACTTCCATCAACAATTCAGAATGGAACAATTACACCatcaa ATTGCAAgacaaaaaatggtttaatatGTATCTTTCCATTTGTTTACCAAGGAAACAAATCAAGACATAAGAATTGGGGATCAAATTTTTGGTGCCCTACCAATGATGTAGTAAATGGTTTACATGGAAAACAGCAATAA